The following proteins are encoded in a genomic region of Glycine soja cultivar W05 chromosome 17, ASM419377v2, whole genome shotgun sequence:
- the LOC114393104 gene encoding WUSCHEL-related homeobox 4-like, whose translation MKVHQFARGFWEHEPSLTLGCKRLRPLAPKLSNTDDTISPPHHHPVTTLDLKSFIKPQSASRKLGIGSSSDDNNNNNKRDPSSPHGQVETHIPGGTRWNPTQEQIGILEMLYRGGMRTPNAQQIEQITAQLSKYGKIEGKNVFYWFQNHKARERQKQKRNNLGLAHSLRTTPTTIVSHPFSCSVITTLDTTKRGEIVEREEEDSPLKKCRSWAFEYLEDQREEEHRTLELFPLHPEGRRRGLF comes from the exons atGAAGGTGCATCAGTTCGCACGTGGATTCTGGGAGCACGAACCCTCCCTCACACTTGGATGCAAACGCTTACGCCCCCTTGCCCCCAAGCTTTCCAACACCGACGACACCATTTCTCCACCTCATCATCATCCTGTTACAACCTTAGACCTCAAGAGCTTCATCAAACCTCAAAGTGCCTCCAGAAAACTTGGAATTGGATCCTCCTccgatgataataataataataataagagagACCCATCTTCACCTCATGGGCAG GTGGAAACTCATATTCCAGGAGGGACACGGTGGAATCCGACGCAAGAACAGATAGGGATATTGGAGATGCTGTATAGAGGAGGTATGCGAACTCCGAATGCTCAACAAATAGAGCAGATCACGGCACAGCTTAGCAAGTACGGCAAGATCGAAGGGAAGAACGTGTTCTACTGGTTCCAAAACCACAAAGCACGCGAGAGACAGAAGCAGAAGCGTAACAACCTAGGCCTTGCTCATAGTCTTCGTACTACTCCCACCACAATAGTGTCACACCCCTTTAGTTGTAGTGTAATAACCACTCTCGACACGACAAAACGg GGTGAAATAGTAGAAAGAGAGGAGGAAGATAGCCCGTTGAAGAAGTGTAGGAGCTGGGCATTTGAGTACTTGGAAGACCAAAGAGAGGAGGAACATAGAACTCTGGAGCTTTTCCCGTTGCACCCGGAAGGCAGACGAAGGggtttgttttaa
- the LOC114394152 gene encoding polyadenylate-binding protein 2-like, whose product MAEIQVQHQSPVSAAPPPNGGVANAPNNANQFVTTSLYVGDLDQNVNDSQLYDLFNQVGQVVSVRVCRDLTTRRSLGYGYVNFSNPQDAARALDVLNFTPLNNRSIRIMYSHRDPSLRKSGTANIFIKNLDKAIDHKALHDTFSSFGLILSCKIATDASGLSKGYGFVQFDNEEAAQNAIDKLNGMLINDKQVYVGHFLRKQDRENALSKTKFNNVYVKNLSESTTDEELMINFGEYGTITSALIMRDADGKSRCFGFVNFENPDDAAKAVEGLNGKKFDDKEWYVGKAQKKSEREQELKGRFEQSIKEAADKYPGLNLYLKNLDDTISDEKLKEMFAEYGTITSCKVMRDPTGISRGSGFVAFSTPEEATRALGEMNGKMFAGKPLYVALAQRKEERRARLQAQFSQMRPVAITPSVAPRMPLYPPGAPGLGQQFLYGQGPPAMMPPQAGFGYQQQLVPGMRPGGGPMPSFFVPMVQQGQQGQRPVGRRGTGPVQQPQQPMPMMQQQMLPRGRVYRYPPGRNMQDVPLQVAAGGMLSVPYDMGGLPMRDAVGQPMPIQALATALANAPPEQQRTMLGEALYPLVDQLEHDSAAKVTGMLLEMDQPEVLHLIESPDALKAKVAEAMDVLRNVAQQQTNPADQLASLSLNDNLVS is encoded by the exons ATGGCGGAGATTCAGGTGCAGCATCAGAGTCCGGTGTCGGCGGCTCCTCCTCCAAACGGCGGCGTGGCGAACGCCCCGAACAACGCAAACCAGTTCGTGACGACGTCGTTGTACGTTGGCGATCTAGACCAGAATGTCAACGACTCGCAGCTCTACGATCTGTTCAACCAGGTCGGCCAAGTCGTTTCGGTGCGCGTCTGCAGGGACCTTACTACGCGTCGTTCACTCGGTTACGGCTACGTTAATTTCAGTAACCCTCAGGATg CGGCGAGGGCATTGGATGTGCTGAATTTCACTCCACTTAACAACAGATCTATTAGGATCATGTATTCTCATCGAGATCCTAGTCTTAGGAAGAGTGGTACTGCGAATATTTTTATCAAG AATTTGGATAAGGCTATTGACCACAAGGCCTTACATgatactttttcttcttttggactCATTCTTTCTTGCAAAATAGCAACTGATGCTTCTGGCCTGTCTAAGGGCTATGGTTTTGTTCAATTTGACAATGAAGAGGCTGCACAGAATGCTATTGACAAGTTAAATGGCATGCTGATCAATGATAAGCAGGTCTATGtaggccatttcctgcgaaagCAAGATAGAGAGAATGCTCTCAGCAagacaaaatttaataatgtcTATGTGAAAAACTTATCAGAGTCAACCACGGATGAAGAGTTGATGATAAATTTTGGAGAATATGGTACCATTACTAGTGCTTTAATAATGAGAGATGCTGATGGTAAATCAAGGTGTTTTGGCTTTGTCAATTTTGAAAACCCAGACGATGCTGCCAAAGCTGTTGAGGGACTTAATGGGAAGAAATTTGATGATAAGGAATGGTATGTTGGAAAAGCCCAGAAAAAATCTGAGCGTGAACAAGAACTGAAAGGACGATTTGAGCAGAGCATAAAGGAAGCTGCTGACAAATATCCAGGTTTGAACTTGTATCTCAAGAACTTGGATGATACAATCAGTGATGAAAAACTTAAGGAAATGTTCGCCGAGTATGGTACAATAACTTCTTGCAAG GTTATGCGAGACCCCACTGGAATCAGCAGAGGATCAGGATTTGTTGCATTTTCAACTCCTGAGGAAGCAACTCGAGCT CTTGGTGAGATGAATGGTAAAATGTTTGCTGGAAAACCTCTGTATGTTGCCCTTGCacagagaaaagaagagagaagagcAAGGTTACAG GCACAATTTTCACAGATGAGGCCTGTTGCAATAACGCCTTCTGTTGCGCCCCGTATGCCTCTCTACCCTCCTGGTGCTCCTGGTCTTGGACAACAATTTTTGTATGGGCAAGGACCCCCAGCCATGATGCCTCCacaa GCTGGATTTGGTTACCAGCAGCAACTAGTTCCGGGAATGAGACCTGGTGGTGGTCCCATGCCAAGCTTCTTTGTTCCCATGGTTCAGCAGGGCCAACAAGGGCAGCGCCCAGTGGGCCGCCGAGGAACAGGTCCTGTGCAACAACCCCAGCAGCCAATGCCAATGATGCAGCAGCAG ATGCTTCCAAGGGGACGTGTCTATCGTTACCCTCCTGGCCGCAACATGCAAGATGTCCCACTTCAAGTTGCAGCTGGTGGAATGCTGTCAGTCCCTTATGACATGGGAGGTCTGCCAATGCGCGATGCTGTGGGACAGCCAATGCCCATTCAAGCTTTGGCTACAGCCCTCGCAAATGCTCCACCAGAACAGCAGAGGACT ATGCTCGGTGAAGCTTTATACCCACTTGTGGATCAGCTGGAACATGATTCTGCTGCAAAGGTTACAGGCATGCTTCTGGAGATGGACCAGCCTGAAGTTTTACATCTGATTGAGTCACCAGATGCTCTGAAGGCAAAAGTTGCTGAAGCCATGGATGTGTTGAGAAATGTTGCTCAACAGCAAACCAACCCAGCTGATCAACTAGCCTCACTCTCTCTCAATGACAATCTTGTGTCTTAG
- the LOC114394196 gene encoding uncharacterized protein LOC114394196 yields the protein MSNNNTNSSNAPNPNPQHFLQNNGVGMPPQPQLGAGQNLMPPFMQPHMNAAPFMNAANHNHFPLHRPHMGHQQGQPHVVGGLGPQNSVVGNANYNNPMFPVQGQVMQNQAQLNLSPLQGQFLAQSILNMLQQPNMNMSMSMPNGQFCGPYPMQNMNQQLPMQMSNPPQGVPYGMHPSSRPVFRFPNQVPQAMVPQNSMFSTNPQLGFVPGNQVRPQIDPNEKILAPPNANANAFVSSSPFPSQQLQGNTSGSVNPNLAHTNNSQPPAFMKQETPNSNIKTNVPNSNWKGSPSKNLKNKPNRGRFQGGFQKSKFHDVNNGKRGSGFPKEHNGKGPNSGRAGHYGLKPKELKQQPERSLSATYTVQEIQQWREARKKNHPFNNNIQKKHSECPKDSKAINREVLQRELKEVLAKQAELGVEVAEIPSYYLKNSDNQGLQSEAKNKYTDKRKFQNKFNKKSDRKGRFAEKQKFADKDFSESPSLKKRKPTLLQKLLSSDVKRDKSHLLQVLRFMVMNSFFRHIPDKALRYPSVEVKEKGSEVSGEKKHLHTGKDVLNRGSEETVQKIVIFNNDNGHDCDDDENDSIVDNNLHKDPSSLVKRQCDGGEGIKKSDEEEGEILE from the exons ATGTCTAACAACAATACCAACTCCTCGAATGCTCCTAATCCTAACCCCCAACATTTCTTGCAAAACAATGGTGTGGGAATGCCACCCCAGCCACAGTTAGGTGCAGGCCAAAACTTGATGCCCCCTTTTATGCAGCCTCACATGAATGCAGCACCTTTCATGAATGCTGCAAATCACAATCATTTTCCCTTGCATAGGCCTCATATGGGTCATCAACAGGGTCAACCCCATGTGGTGGGGGGTTTAGGTCCCCAAAACAGTGTTGTTGGCAATGCCAATTACAACAATCCAATGTTTCCTGTTCAGGGACAAGTCATGCAGAATCAAGCTCAACTCAATTTGTCTCCACTCCAGGGACAATTTTTAGCACAAAGTATTCTCAACATGCTTCAGCAACCTAACATGAATATGAGTATGAGTATGCCAAATGGCCAGTTTTGTGGCCCTTATCCTATGCAGAATATGAATCAGCAGTTACCTATGCAAATGTCAAACCCTCCTCAAGGGGTTCCGTATGGTATGCATCCCAGTTCCCGCCCCGTGTTTAGGTTTCCAAACCAAGTGCCTCAGGCTATGGTCCCCCAGAATTCAATGTTTTCCACAAATCCCCAGTTAGGTTTTGTTCCTGGAAATCAGGTCCGCCCGCAGATTGACCCAAACGAGAAAATCCTGGCTCCGCCAAATGCAAATGCAAATGCTTTTGTATCATCATCACCTTTTCCATCTCAGCAATTACAAGGAAATACTTCTGGATCAGTTAATCCTAATTTGGCTCACACAAATAACTCTCAACCTCCTGCATTTATGAAACAG GAAACTCCTAATAGCAATATTAAAACTAATGTTCCAAACTCTAACTGGAAGGGATCACCaagcaaaaacttaaaaaataaaccaaatcGAGGCAGGTTTCAAGGAGg ATTCCAGAAGTCAAAATTTCATGATGTCAACAATGGAAAGAGGGGAAGTGGGTTTCCTAAAGAACATAATGGCAAAG GGCCTAACAGTGGGAGGGCAGGACACtatggtttaaaaccaaaggaACTTAAGCAGCAACCAGAAAG ATCCTTGTCCGCGACTTACACTGTACAAGAAATCCAACAGTGGCGTGAAgcacggaaaaagaatcaccctTTTAATAACAACATTCAGAAG AAGCACAGTGAATGCCCAAAAGACAGCAAGGCCATTAATAGGGAGGTCTTACAAAGAGAG CTCAAGGAGGTGTTAGCAAAGCAGGCTGAATTGGGAGTTGAAGTTGCTGAAATACCATCATACTACCTGAAGAATTCTGACAATCAAGGTCTTCAGAGTGAAGCGAAAAACAAATATACTGacaaaagaaaattccaaaACAAGTTCAACAAGAAATCAGACAGAAAAGGTCGGTTCGCCGAGAAGCAGAAGTTTGCTGACAAAGATTTTTCAGAAAGCCCCTCTTTGAAGAAGAGGAAGCCAACATTATTGCAGAAACTTTTGAGTTCAGACGTAAAGAGGGATAAGAGCCACCTGCTTCAAGTTTTAAGGTTCATGGTAATGAATTCTTTCTTCAGACATATTCCTGATAAGGCGCTGAGATATCCGTCGGTTGAGGTTAAAGAAAAAGGGTCTGAAGTTTCTGGTGAAAAAAAACACTTGCACACTGGAAAAGATGTTCTTAACCGAGGGAGTGAGGAAACAGTTCAAAAAATTGTGATCTTCAATAATGATAATGGTCATGATTGTGATGATGACGAGAATGACTCTATTGTTGATAATAATCTTCATAAAGATCCTTCTTCCTTGGTTAAAAGACAGTGTGATGGTGGAGAAGGAATTAAGAAATCTGATGAAGAGGAGGGagaaattttagaatga